A stretch of Zootoca vivipara chromosome 13, rZooViv1.1, whole genome shotgun sequence DNA encodes these proteins:
- the LOC118094725 gene encoding olfactory receptor 14I1-like: MDTKEQSIVNQSSPSGFLLMEFSEVRELQILHFCMFLAFYLAALIGNILIISAVAFDSHLQTPMYFFLINLAIQDIGSVSVIMPKSMANTLLNIRYISYAGCVAQVFFFLFFLISDFFLLTVMAYDRYVAICKPLQYEMLMNMQACIQMVIRVWISSFLCGVLHTGCTFSSPLCSNVVNQFFCEVPHLLKMACSDLYLFEIGAIVLGSVTVLGCFIFIIATYVQIFTEVLKIPSAEGRQRAFSTCLPHLIVVSIFVFTGCFAYLKPTSNSPSHLDLAFTMIYSMVPPLMNPIIYSMRNKEVKNALSKLLGSRLSSMNAFSSFFFLQR, encoded by the coding sequence ATGGATACTAAGGAGCAAAGCATAGTTAATCAATCCTCTCCGTCAGGATTTCTTCTAATGGAATTTTCAGAAGTAAGGGAACTACAGATTCTACACTTCTGTATGTTCCTTGCTTTTTATCTGGCAGCACTTATAGGAAATATTCTCATCATCTCTGCAGTAGCCTTTGACTCCCACCTGCAAACACCCATGTACTTCTTTCTCATCAACTTGGCTATACAGGACATTGGTTCAGTTTCAGTGATTATGCCCAAATCCATGGCCAACACCCTCTTAAATATTAGATACATTTCTTACGCAGGATGTGTTGCTCaagtcttcttctttctcttctttttaataTCCGATTTCTTTCTCCTCACAGTTATGGCATATGATCGATATGTTGCCATTTGCAAACCGCTACAGTATGAGATGTTGATGAATATGCAAGCCTGCATCCAAATGGTTATTAGAGTATGGATCAGCAGCTTTCTTTGTGGAGTTTTACACACTGGGTGTACCTTTTCTTCCCCCCTTTGCTCCAATGTGGTCAATCAGTTTTTCTGCGAAGTCCCACATTTGCTTAAGATGGCCTGCTCTGATTTGTACCTTTTTGAAATTGGAGCTATTGTGTTAGGATCTGTCACTGTGTTAGGCTGCTTCATCTTCATCATTGCAACCTATGTACAAATCTTCACCGAAGTGCTGAAAATCCCCTCTGCTGAGGGAAGGCAAAGGGCGTTCTCCACATGTCTTCCCCACCTCATTGTTGTCTCTATATTTGTGTTCACTGGCTGCTTTGCTTACCTCAAGCCCACCTCTAACAGTCCATCACACTTGGATTTGGCATTTACCATGATATATTCCATGGTTCCACCACTGATGAATCCAATAATCTACAGCATGAGAAACAAGGAGGTAAAAAATGCTTTGTCAAAACTGCTGGGTTCAAGGCTCTCTTCTATGAATGCCTTCTCtagtttttttttcctccaaaggtGA
- the LOC118094726 gene encoding olfactory receptor 14A16-like, giving the protein MANQSFVSEFLLKEFSEVREMQIFHFLLFLVLYLATVTANLLIISAVAFDHRLHTPMYFFLMNLAIQDLGSVSVIVPNSMANSLMNTREISYSGCVAQVLLFVFFLVSDVSLLTVRAYDRYVAICNPLHYEKLMNKQACVHMIACVWITGLLCAVLHTGGTFATPFCSNVVNQFFCEIPQLLKLSCSGLNLTEIGAIVLSIFIESGCLFFIVVTYAHIFSAVLKMPSIQGRQKAFSTCLPHLIVISMLLLTGWFAYLSPMYSTTSQQDLFFAVIYSVVPPLLNPVIYSMRNKDMKIALSKLFASIKSSKNEIFHFLQ; this is encoded by the coding sequence ATGGCGAACCAATCCTTTGTATCAGAGTTCCTGCTCAAAGAGTTTTCAGAGGTTCGGGAAATGCAGATTTTTCACTTCCTTCTATTCCTGGTGTTGTACTTGGCAACAGTAACAGCCAACCTTCTCATCATCTCTGCAGTAGCTTTTGACCACCGACTGCACACCCCCATGTATTTCTTTCTGATGAACTTGGCCATACAGGACCTTGGATCTGTTTCAGTCATTGTTCCCAATTCCATGGCTAATTCCCTCATGAATACCAGAGAAATTTCCTACTCTGGGTGTGTTGCTCAAGTtctcttatttgtcttctttttagTATCTGATGTCTCTCTCCTGACTGTCAGGGCATATGATCGgtatgttgccatttgcaacccaTTACATTATGAGAAGCTGATGAACAAGCAAGCCTGTGTCCACATGATTGCCTGTGTATGGATCACTGGTCTTCTCTGTGCTGTGCTACACACTGGAGGCACCTTTGCAACCCCCTTCTGCTCCAATGTTGTCAATCAGTTTTTCTGTGAAATCCCACAGTTGCTCAAGCTCTCCTGCTCTGGTTTGAACCTAACAGAAATTGGAGCTATCGTGCTGAGTATTTTCATTGAATCAGGTTGCCTCTTCTTCATTGTAGTAACTTATGCCCATATTTTCAGTGCTGTGTTAAAAATGCCTTCTATTCAGGGAAGGCAAAAAGCCTTCTCAACTTGTCTTCCTCACCTCATTGTTATCTCCATGTTGTTATTAACTGGGTGGTTTGCTTACCTAAGTCCTATGTATAGTACCACATCACAGCAAGATTTGTTTTTTGCTGTGATATATTCTGTGGTTCCACCACTGCTGAACCCTGTGATCTACAGCATGCGAAACAAGGATATGAAAATTGCCCTGTCAAAATTATTTGCATCGATCAAATCTTCTAAGAACGAAATCTTCCATTTTCTTCAGTAG